In Streptomyces seoulensis, the following are encoded in one genomic region:
- the mgtA gene encoding magnesium-translocating P-type ATPase: MPDTSLRLLRRLETGPRGLTDTEAAARLAEHGENTPAAAPPALSWPRRSVRALRDPFTSVLLTLGLVSAFVASWGTASVILALVAVSCALRAAGERRADRSLAALRGLVTGTATVLRRTGRADEPRAREVPVADLVPGDIVRLGPGDLVPADVRLLRARGLTVRQDTLTGESAPVAKEAAEVPGESAESHLCFQGSQVVSGSAGAVVVATGARTRFGAAQRVPVQRGPSAFDRSVHGISWVLVRFMLLTPPLVLMASAAVHGRVLQTLPFAVAVAVGLTPEMLPVIVTTCLARGASRLADAHRVVVRRLPALHDLGAVDVLCLDKTGTLTQDRPVLAAALGPDGRDDPEVLRWAAVAAWWGLTLSELPAPDALDEALLTAAGPVGEEYDGVAALPFDPAHRLAGAVVTGALGRHVLITKGAAETVLEQCDLTEGERERLLGLATRHAESGLRVLAVATAELPARTRPYGARDARDLTFRGLLTFRDDLAPGAADALRTLTGLGVEVRVLTGDHPATAVRACRDLGLTVGEVRTGSAPEAAGTPGTVTVVARCTAEDKARVVAGLRAAGLTVGFLGDGVNDVPAMLAADVGVAPRGAVDVARESADVVLGEKDLGALGHAVLAGRHSSANIASYLRVTLSSNLGNVFAMLAAGLLLPFLPMLPAQVLAQNLCFDASQLAFADDRPDPEALRRPTRLRPPAFLRFLTGFGLLNAVADLATFGVLTLAPRGGAGLSDEALFHSAWFTENLLAQALAMLLLRSGRRIAGGRPGPVGWASAVLAGAGLLLPATPLGAVLGLTALPADRYLLLAAVLVPYALALIVARVRHDRRQP, encoded by the coding sequence GTGCCGGACACCTCGCTGCGGCTCCTGCGGCGCCTGGAGACCGGCCCGCGCGGACTGACCGACACCGAGGCCGCCGCCCGGCTGGCCGAGCACGGCGAGAACACCCCGGCCGCCGCCCCGCCCGCCCTGTCCTGGCCACGCCGCTCCGTACGGGCCCTGCGGGACCCGTTCACCTCCGTGCTGCTCACCCTCGGGCTGGTGTCCGCGTTCGTCGCGTCCTGGGGCACCGCCTCGGTGATCCTCGCCCTGGTCGCCGTGAGCTGCGCGCTGCGCGCCGCCGGGGAACGCCGGGCCGACCGCTCCCTGGCCGCGCTGCGCGGCCTGGTCACCGGCACCGCGACCGTGCTGCGCCGCACCGGCCGCGCGGACGAGCCGCGCGCCCGCGAGGTGCCGGTCGCGGACCTCGTACCGGGTGACATCGTCCGGCTCGGCCCCGGCGATCTCGTGCCGGCCGACGTACGGCTGCTGCGCGCGCGGGGGCTGACCGTCCGGCAGGACACGCTCACCGGGGAGTCGGCGCCCGTCGCCAAGGAGGCGGCCGAGGTGCCGGGGGAGTCCGCCGAGTCCCATCTGTGCTTCCAGGGCAGCCAGGTCGTCTCGGGCAGTGCCGGCGCTGTGGTGGTGGCGACCGGGGCGCGCACCCGGTTCGGCGCCGCCCAACGGGTCCCCGTCCAGCGCGGTCCGAGCGCCTTCGACCGGTCCGTGCACGGCATCTCCTGGGTGCTGGTCCGGTTCATGCTGCTCACCCCGCCGCTCGTGCTCATGGCGAGCGCCGCCGTGCACGGCCGGGTCCTGCAGACGCTGCCGTTCGCCGTCGCGGTGGCCGTGGGGCTCACCCCCGAGATGCTCCCGGTGATCGTCACCACCTGTCTGGCACGCGGCGCGTCCCGGCTGGCCGACGCCCACCGGGTCGTCGTACGGCGGCTGCCCGCGCTGCACGACCTCGGCGCGGTCGACGTGCTCTGCCTGGACAAGACCGGCACCCTCACCCAGGACCGGCCCGTCCTCGCCGCCGCGCTCGGACCGGACGGCCGGGACGACCCCGAGGTGCTGCGCTGGGCCGCCGTCGCCGCCTGGTGGGGGCTCACCCTCTCCGAACTCCCGGCCCCCGACGCCCTGGACGAGGCCCTGCTCACCGCCGCCGGACCGGTGGGGGAGGAGTACGACGGGGTCGCCGCGCTCCCCTTCGACCCCGCGCACCGGCTGGCCGGCGCCGTGGTCACCGGTGCCCTCGGCCGGCATGTGCTGATCACCAAGGGCGCCGCCGAGACCGTGCTGGAACAGTGCGACCTGACCGAGGGCGAACGGGAGCGGCTGCTCGGGCTCGCCACGCGGCACGCGGAGTCCGGGCTGCGCGTCCTCGCCGTCGCCACCGCCGAACTCCCCGCCCGCACCCGGCCCTACGGTGCCCGGGACGCCCGCGACCTCACCTTCCGGGGGCTGCTGACCTTCCGCGACGACCTGGCGCCCGGCGCCGCCGACGCCCTGCGCACCCTGACCGGGCTCGGCGTCGAGGTGCGCGTCCTGACCGGCGACCACCCCGCCACCGCCGTACGCGCCTGCCGGGACCTGGGGCTGACGGTGGGGGAGGTGCGCACCGGGAGCGCACCGGAGGCGGCCGGGACACCCGGCACCGTCACGGTGGTGGCCCGGTGCACGGCCGAGGACAAGGCGCGTGTGGTGGCCGGACTCCGGGCCGCCGGGCTCACGGTCGGGTTCCTCGGGGACGGTGTCAACGACGTGCCCGCGATGCTCGCCGCCGACGTGGGCGTGGCACCGCGCGGAGCCGTCGACGTGGCCCGCGAGAGCGCGGACGTGGTGCTCGGCGAGAAGGACCTCGGCGCGCTCGGACACGCGGTGCTCGCGGGACGGCACAGCAGCGCCAACATCGCCTCCTACCTGCGCGTCACCCTGTCCTCCAACCTCGGCAACGTCTTCGCCATGCTCGCCGCCGGACTGCTCCTGCCCTTCCTGCCGATGCTCCCGGCCCAGGTCCTCGCGCAGAACCTCTGCTTCGACGCCTCCCAGCTCGCCTTCGCCGACGACCGCCCCGACCCCGAGGCGCTGCGCCGGCCGACCAGGCTGCGGCCGCCCGCCTTCCTGCGCTTCCTCACCGGCTTCGGCCTGCTCAACGCGGTCGCGGACCTCGCCACCTTCGGCGTGCTCACGCTCGCCCCCCGGGGCGGCGCCGGGCTGAGCGACGAGGCGCTGTTCCACTCGGCCTGGTTCACCGAGAACCTGCTCGCCCAGGCGCTCGCGATGCTGCTCCTGCGCTCGGGGCGCCGGATCGCGGGCGGCCGCCCCGGCCCGGTCGGCTGGGCCTCGGCCGTGCTCGCCGGTGCCGGGCTGCTGCTGCCCGCCACCCCGCTGGGCGCGGTCCTCGGGCTGACCGCGCTGCCCGCCGACCGCTACCTGCTGCTGGCCGCCGTGCTCGTGCCGTACGCCCTCGCGCTGATCGTGGCGCGGGTGCGCCACGACCGGCGTCAGCCGTAG
- a CDS encoding LCP family protein, protein MSITSSRGTQPSRRRGGGRGSPEGEGGSGDPGGGTRSGARDRRRRRARRARVALLVCLSLVVLGGAGAGWVYLKLNGNIQTFDAGGLSDNRPAGSSKGENVLVIGSDARTDGNAALGGGDKDGIGRSDTTLLLHIYADHKHALAVSIPRDTLVTIPPCKLPTGGWTQAQPNTMFNAAFSVGETDKGNPACTQNTVEQLTGLRVDHTVVVDFKGFAALTQVVGGVKVCLPNDVYQKDLNPNRTTQGALLFRHGEQRVSGQQALDYVRLRHGIGDGSDIGRIKRQQAFVGSLLKEVKDKGFTPTKLLPLADAATRSMTVDPGLGSADKLLSFAMSLKDVDLHNTKFVTVPWRYAGARVAIVEPDAGELWATLRADRTLDGADASGGKGHAPKKPGPATHSPAPVSGKGIAVAVYNGTTVTGLAAKGSATLTASGFTVTGTATALSQNHLATVVQYGPGMADRAQTVAKVFPGAQLEQIGASRINVVLGQAYATDPTPSSTSASVPSEVANGARSADDNPCANLTYG, encoded by the coding sequence ATGAGCATCACGAGCAGCCGGGGGACGCAACCGTCACGGCGACGCGGCGGCGGCCGGGGGTCCCCGGAGGGTGAGGGCGGTTCCGGCGACCCGGGCGGCGGCACCCGGTCCGGCGCACGGGACCGGCGGCGCCGCCGTGCGCGCCGGGCACGGGTGGCGCTCCTGGTCTGCCTGTCGCTGGTGGTCCTCGGCGGCGCCGGGGCCGGCTGGGTGTACCTGAAGCTCAACGGCAACATCCAGACCTTCGACGCGGGCGGTCTCTCGGACAACCGCCCGGCGGGCTCGTCCAAGGGTGAGAACGTCCTGGTGATCGGCTCCGACGCGCGTACCGACGGCAACGCGGCGCTGGGCGGCGGCGACAAGGACGGCATCGGCCGCTCCGACACCACGCTGCTGCTGCACATATACGCCGACCACAAGCACGCGCTGGCCGTGTCGATACCGCGCGACACCCTGGTGACGATCCCGCCCTGCAAGCTGCCCACCGGCGGCTGGACCCAGGCCCAGCCCAACACCATGTTCAACGCGGCCTTCTCGGTCGGCGAGACCGACAAGGGCAACCCGGCCTGCACCCAGAACACCGTGGAGCAGCTCACCGGACTCCGCGTGGACCACACGGTGGTCGTGGACTTCAAGGGCTTCGCCGCGCTCACCCAGGTCGTCGGCGGGGTGAAGGTCTGCCTGCCCAACGACGTGTACCAGAAGGACCTCAACCCCAACCGGACCACCCAGGGCGCGCTCCTCTTCCGGCACGGCGAGCAGCGGGTCTCGGGCCAGCAGGCGCTGGACTACGTCCGCCTGCGGCACGGCATCGGGGACGGCTCCGACATAGGACGCATCAAGCGGCAGCAGGCGTTCGTCGGCAGCCTGCTGAAGGAGGTCAAGGACAAGGGGTTCACCCCGACCAAGCTGCTGCCGCTGGCCGACGCGGCGACCCGCTCGATGACCGTCGACCCCGGCCTCGGCAGCGCCGACAAGCTGCTGTCGTTCGCCATGTCGCTGAAGGACGTCGACCTGCACAACACCAAGTTCGTCACCGTGCCCTGGCGGTACGCGGGCGCGCGGGTGGCGATCGTGGAGCCGGACGCCGGTGAGCTGTGGGCCACGCTGCGGGCGGACCGTACGCTCGACGGCGCCGACGCCAGCGGCGGGAAGGGCCACGCGCCGAAGAAGCCGGGCCCGGCCACCCACTCCCCCGCCCCGGTCTCCGGCAAGGGCATCGCCGTGGCGGTCTACAACGGCACTACGGTCACCGGGCTCGCCGCCAAGGGCTCGGCCACGCTCACCGCGTCCGGCTTCACCGTCACCGGTACGGCGACCGCGCTCTCCCAGAACCATCTGGCGACGGTCGTCCAGTACGGCCCCGGCATGGCGGACCGCGCCCAGACCGTGGCCAAGGTCTTCCCCGGCGCCCAGCTGGAGCAGATCGGCGCGTCCCGGATCAACGTGGTCCTCGGCCAGGCGTACGCGACCGACCCGACGCCCTCCTCGACATCGGCCTCGGTGCCCAGCGAGGTGGCCAACGGGGCGCGTTCGGCGGACGACAACCCCTGCGCGAACCTCACCTACGGCTGA
- the tatA gene encoding Sec-independent protein translocase subunit TatA, with protein MLRNGLEPWHLLVVAIVFIVLFGSKKLPDTARSLGKSLRILKSEAKAMKDENNVPAAHTPVAPAAGVTAETAMAPAEAPVSP; from the coding sequence ATGCTCCGCAACGGACTGGAACCCTGGCATCTGCTGGTCGTGGCGATCGTCTTCATCGTGCTGTTCGGCTCCAAGAAGCTGCCGGACACCGCCCGCTCGCTGGGCAAGTCCCTGCGCATCCTCAAGAGCGAGGCGAAGGCGATGAAGGACGAGAACAATGTCCCCGCCGCCCACACGCCGGTCGCCCCGGCCGCCGGTGTCACCGCCGAGACCGCCATGGCTCCGGCCGAGGCCCCCGTCTCTCCCTGA
- a CDS encoding DUF6114 domain-containing protein: MAEPGRPKTRAAFRDWRGRRPFWGGLLLALGGAEILLTEKASLKVVMHIGMQGLAGYLLPTLMLLLGLLVLFNPAQRLFYSIVGVLVSLGSWLTSNLGGFFIGLLLGVVGSCLAFGWLPDQEARVSRRQRRRERARA, encoded by the coding sequence ATGGCGGAACCCGGGCGCCCGAAGACGCGGGCGGCCTTCCGTGACTGGCGGGGACGCCGGCCGTTCTGGGGCGGGCTGCTGCTCGCGCTGGGCGGGGCCGAGATCCTGCTCACCGAGAAGGCGTCGCTGAAGGTCGTCATGCACATCGGCATGCAGGGGCTGGCCGGCTATCTGCTGCCGACCCTGATGCTGCTGCTCGGACTGCTGGTCCTCTTCAACCCGGCGCAGCGGCTGTTCTACTCGATCGTCGGCGTCCTGGTCTCGCTGGGCAGCTGGCTCACGTCGAACCTGGGCGGCTTCTTCATCGGCCTGCTCCTCGGCGTCGTCGGCAGTTGCCTCGCCTTCGGCTGGCTGCCCGACCAGGAGGCCCGCGTGTCCCGAAGGCAGCGGCGCAGGGAACGCGCCCGCGCCTGA
- a CDS encoding DUF6230 family protein: MASSPESPDLSSTDPTPATPEPAGGVRRGRVRYRRAAVLAIPATLVAAGLAILTAEGALGVQFAISGMPFTVTATDLTGTGFEQFGGLDNMADGSPNAGDTGGQVLVVTSAIKNATLTKLCQSVDLGGTNLLIKAGQGAKKVTATDLTTDSTELSGDASFDRIEIGNDASTLDKANAKGPIGVFSQQADTVHIANLRQTNYATTAGVFKLPGLKLGFSDSGC; encoded by the coding sequence ATGGCCTCGTCCCCGGAGTCCCCGGACCTCTCGTCCACCGACCCCACCCCCGCCACGCCCGAACCGGCCGGCGGCGTACGGCGCGGGCGCGTCCGGTACCGCCGGGCCGCCGTCCTGGCGATCCCCGCGACCCTCGTCGCGGCCGGCCTCGCGATCCTGACAGCCGAGGGCGCGCTGGGCGTGCAGTTCGCCATCTCCGGCATGCCGTTCACCGTCACGGCGACCGATCTGACCGGCACCGGCTTCGAGCAGTTCGGCGGCCTGGACAACATGGCGGACGGCAGCCCGAACGCGGGTGACACCGGCGGCCAGGTGCTCGTCGTCACCTCCGCGATCAAGAACGCCACCCTCACCAAGCTGTGCCAGAGCGTCGACCTGGGCGGCACCAACCTGCTGATCAAGGCGGGCCAGGGCGCCAAGAAGGTGACGGCGACCGATCTCACCACCGACTCCACCGAGCTGTCGGGTGACGCCTCCTTCGACCGCATCGAGATCGGCAACGACGCCAGCACCCTGGACAAGGCCAACGCCAAGGGCCCGATCGGCGTCTTCTCGCAGCAGGCCGACACCGTGCACATCGCCAACCTGCGCCAGACCAACTACGCGACCACCGCGGGCGTGTTCAAGCTGCCCGGTCTGAAGCTGGGCTTCAGCGACTCGGGCTGCTGA
- a CDS encoding lytic polysaccharide monooxygenase auxiliary activity family 9 protein, whose amino-acid sequence MTRMTARLSTLAAAAATPLLLLPWTAGTAQAHGAPTDPVSRVYACSPRGGSANGSAACRAAIAANGAPFTAWDNLRVPGVNGRDRQVIPDGKLCSGNLPAYRGLDLARTDWPATRLTPGARMTLTYASTIAHEGSFRLYLTKPGYDPAKPLKWSDLPDRPFAEFKNPPLSNGAYHLQATLPADRTGRQMLYTVWQNTSTPDTYYSCSDVVFAGKSAAAAGKNSARPTATKKPDAKPATPSAHPSHPASASPSAEASTPVPRKDASYAAVPDDGRPVAEATRTTSGPSAPLLAGGAAAVLVVTAAAALVPRLRRR is encoded by the coding sequence ATGACTCGGATGACCGCCCGCCTGAGCACTCTGGCGGCCGCCGCCGCGACCCCGCTCCTGCTGTTGCCGTGGACGGCGGGCACCGCACAGGCGCACGGCGCCCCCACCGATCCGGTCAGCCGGGTCTACGCCTGCTCGCCCCGGGGTGGCAGCGCCAACGGGTCGGCCGCGTGCCGCGCCGCGATCGCGGCCAACGGGGCCCCCTTCACGGCGTGGGACAACCTGCGGGTGCCCGGCGTCAACGGGCGTGACCGGCAGGTGATTCCGGACGGCAAGCTGTGCAGCGGGAACCTGCCCGCCTACCGGGGGCTCGACCTGGCCCGCACGGACTGGCCCGCCACCCGGCTGACTCCGGGCGCCCGGATGACCCTCACGTACGCCTCGACGATCGCCCACGAGGGTTCGTTCCGGCTGTACTTGACCAAGCCCGGCTACGACCCGGCGAAGCCGCTGAAGTGGTCCGACCTGCCGGACCGCCCGTTCGCCGAGTTCAAGAACCCGCCGCTGAGCAACGGGGCGTACCACCTTCAGGCGACGCTGCCCGCCGACCGGACGGGGCGTCAGATGCTGTACACGGTCTGGCAGAACACCAGCACGCCGGACACCTACTACTCGTGCTCCGACGTGGTGTTCGCGGGCAAGAGCGCTGCGGCGGCCGGCAAGAACAGCGCGCGGCCCACGGCCACCAAGAAACCGGACGCGAAGCCGGCGACGCCCTCCGCGCACCCCTCGCACCCGGCGTCGGCGTCCCCCTCGGCGGAGGCTTCGACTCCCGTGCCGCGCAAGGACGCCTCGTACGCCGCCGTGCCGGACGACGGCAGGCCGGTGGCCGAGGCGACCCGCACGACGTCGGGTCCCTCGGCTCCGTTGCTGGCGGGCGGTGCGGCCGCGGTGCTGGTGGTCACCGCGGCCGCCGCCCTCGTCCCGCGCCTGCGCCGGCGCTGA
- a CDS encoding ScbR family autoregulator-binding transcription factor, producing the protein MARQLRAEQTRTTIITAAADLFDRQGYESTSLSDIVGHANVTKGALYFHFAAKEDLAHAILELQSVAARQVVTEVESRGCSSLEALMRATFALARLAVHDPVPRAGLRLVTTNLPMRPPLRHPFTEWLEFTSRKLHGAVRDCDVHAELDAGIVAHSLVCFFVGTRVAGRTLEPPARLPRRVAEMWYLMLRSLVPVHRRPRYLALAAQLEREARTG; encoded by the coding sequence ATGGCGAGGCAGTTGCGCGCTGAACAGACCCGGACGACGATCATCACGGCCGCGGCCGACCTGTTCGACCGGCAAGGGTATGAATCCACCAGTCTGAGCGACATCGTCGGACACGCGAACGTCACCAAGGGCGCGCTGTACTTCCACTTCGCCGCCAAGGAGGACCTGGCCCACGCCATCCTCGAACTCCAGTCGGTGGCCGCCCGGCAGGTGGTGACCGAGGTCGAGAGCCGGGGCTGCTCCTCGCTGGAGGCGCTGATGCGCGCCACGTTCGCGCTCGCCCGCCTCGCCGTGCACGACCCGGTGCCCCGCGCCGGACTCCGCCTGGTCACCACCAACCTGCCCATGCGGCCACCGCTGCGGCACCCCTTCACCGAGTGGCTGGAGTTCACCTCCCGCAAGCTGCACGGCGCGGTCCGGGACTGCGATGTGCACGCCGAACTGGACGCCGGGATCGTCGCCCACTCCCTGGTCTGCTTCTTCGTCGGCACCCGGGTCGCCGGGCGCACCCTGGAACCGCCCGCGCGGCTGCCCCGCAGGGTCGCCGAGATGTGGTACCTGATGCTCCGCAGCCTGGTCCCGGTGCACCGCCGCCCCCGCTACCTCGCCCTCGCCGCGCAACTGGAGCGGGAAGCCAGGACCGGCTGA
- a CDS encoding damage-control phosphatase ARMT1 family protein, with translation MSDAAPTAPVIRADAPGSFPHRTLAERHPAIIRQVRAGLPYEPPQRRALDALLENCTEGVIEPLPADAPDRARWVSWGMDTYAGQSWFDVPWLWAESYFYRLLLDAVGFFGPGAWHGVDPFRPSKTGELDSAETGAELSALDQLRDRPADERNCALLSGSLWGNRADLSFQLSSEGGEQGEAAPGLVADDSDLLWTLLPPGGTGTLCLVADNAGRELVPDLLLIAALLTEPRVGRAVLHLKPTPYYVSDATTADVIDALHRLRAAGGLAAEYGDTLWSALGDGRLVLHAHPFSCSPLPYADMPDDLRADFAAAALTLFKGDLNYRRLVGDRYWPAITPFDEVTAYFPGPVAALRTLKSEVITGLSPATEAALDKAEGKKWLTSGTHALIQVNPSAGPDGQ, from the coding sequence ATGTCCGACGCCGCCCCCACCGCGCCCGTCATCCGCGCCGACGCACCCGGCTCCTTCCCGCACCGCACGCTGGCCGAACGGCACCCCGCGATCATTCGTCAGGTCCGCGCCGGCCTCCCCTACGAGCCCCCGCAGCGGCGCGCCCTGGACGCCCTGCTGGAGAACTGCACCGAGGGCGTGATCGAACCCCTTCCCGCCGACGCCCCCGACCGCGCCCGCTGGGTGAGCTGGGGCATGGACACCTACGCGGGGCAGTCCTGGTTCGACGTGCCGTGGCTGTGGGCCGAGAGCTACTTCTACCGCCTCCTGCTCGACGCCGTCGGCTTCTTCGGCCCCGGCGCCTGGCATGGTGTCGACCCGTTCCGCCCCTCCAAGACCGGCGAACTCGACTCCGCCGAGACCGGCGCCGAGCTGTCCGCGCTCGACCAACTCCGGGACCGCCCGGCCGACGAACGCAATTGCGCGCTGTTGAGCGGCTCTTTGTGGGGCAACCGCGCCGACCTCAGCTTCCAGCTGTCCTCGGAGGGCGGTGAGCAGGGCGAAGCGGCCCCCGGACTGGTCGCCGACGACAGCGACCTCCTCTGGACACTGCTCCCGCCCGGCGGCACCGGCACCCTGTGCCTGGTCGCGGACAACGCCGGCCGCGAACTCGTCCCCGACCTGCTGCTGATCGCCGCGCTCCTCACCGAGCCCCGCGTCGGCCGCGCGGTCCTGCACCTCAAACCGACCCCGTACTACGTCTCCGACGCCACCACCGCCGACGTCATCGACGCGCTGCACCGCCTGCGCGCGGCCGGCGGTCTGGCGGCCGAGTACGGCGACACGCTCTGGTCGGCCCTGGGCGACGGCCGCCTGGTCCTGCACGCCCACCCCTTCTCCTGCTCGCCGCTGCCCTACGCCGACATGCCGGACGACCTCCGCGCCGACTTCGCGGCGGCCGCCCTCACCCTGTTCAAGGGCGACCTCAACTACCGCCGCCTGGTGGGCGACCGCTACTGGCCCGCCATCACGCCCTTCGACGAGGTGACCGCCTACTTCCCCGGCCCGGTGGCCGCGCTGCGCACCCTCAAGTCCGAGGTGATCACCGGGCTCTCCCCGGCCACCGAGGCCGCGCTGGACAAGGCGGAGGGGAAGAAGTGGCTCACCAGCGGCACCCACGCCCTCATCCAGGTCAACCCGTCAGCCGGCCCGGACGGGCAGTGA
- a CDS encoding cytochrome P450, with the protein MIPTPPPRHRLPHAPAPVSWQDEPGTADDPPGAGFWAVTRHADALRVLEDPTTYSSLPGPGELPLLRRLLSHQDPPQHTRLRDHAARALTPERVRRFTETARERARTLLTRALDTARASDGVLDLAGAVSDPYTALNLADLLGIPHADRRRLAGWTGPRALDDMAGYAPHLIVHRRRYPDDDLVTALAHNARLTSDELRMLVPLLLTTGLAPMRDAAAGGLALLAEHPEVYRSLRDGTAELGAAIEELLRLRPPLLSLRRTAATDTELSGRRIRRGDTVIVSLTAAHRDDRVFTDPARLDLARTPNPHLSLGAGPHLCLGADFARLQLRVLHEEVLRALPELRLAGPVLSSGSGVTDGVASLPVRAG; encoded by the coding sequence ATGATCCCCACCCCGCCTCCCCGGCACCGATTACCGCACGCCCCCGCCCCGGTGTCCTGGCAGGACGAGCCCGGCACGGCGGACGACCCGCCCGGCGCCGGTTTCTGGGCGGTGACCCGGCACGCCGACGCCCTTCGCGTACTCGAAGACCCGACGACGTACTCCTCCCTCCCCGGACCCGGTGAACTCCCGCTCCTGAGACGGCTGCTGTCCCACCAGGACCCGCCCCAGCACACCCGCCTCAGAGACCACGCGGCACGCGCCCTCACCCCCGAGCGCGTCCGGCGCTTCACCGAGACCGCCCGCGAGCGCGCCCGCACCCTGCTCACCCGGGCCCTGGACACGGCCCGCGCCTCCGACGGCGTCCTCGACCTCGCCGGCGCCGTGTCCGACCCGTACACCGCGCTCAACCTGGCCGACCTGCTGGGCATCCCGCACGCCGACCGGCGCCGCCTGGCCGGCTGGACCGGCCCGCGGGCCCTGGACGACATGGCCGGGTACGCCCCTCACCTGATCGTCCACCGCCGCCGCTACCCGGACGACGACCTTGTCACGGCGCTCGCCCACAACGCCCGACTCACCTCGGACGAGCTTCGGATGCTCGTCCCCCTCCTCCTGACCACCGGCCTGGCCCCCATGCGCGACGCGGCGGCGGGCGGACTCGCGCTGCTGGCGGAACACCCCGAGGTGTACCGGAGCCTGCGCGACGGAACGGCGGAACTCGGCGCCGCGATAGAGGAGTTGCTCCGACTGCGGCCGCCCCTGCTCAGCCTCCGTCGCACCGCCGCCACGGACACCGAACTCTCCGGCCGGCGCATCCGGCGCGGTGACACGGTGATCGTCTCGCTCACGGCCGCCCACCGGGACGACCGGGTCTTCACCGACCCCGCCCGGCTGGACCTGGCCCGCACACCCAACCCACACCTCTCGCTCGGCGCGGGCCCGCACCTCTGTCTGGGCGCCGACTTCGCCCGACTGCAATTGCGCGTCCTCCACGAGGAGGTGCTGCGCGCGCTGCCGGAGCTGCGGCTCGCCGGGCCGGTGCTGTCCTCCGGCTCCGGCGTCACCGACGGGGTCGCGTCACTGCCCGTCCGGGCCGGCTGA